From Oryzias latipes chromosome 3, ASM223467v1:
TCCACATCTTTCCAGGCTTTTCTCAAACTCAGCACAGCGGAGGcagttttgtctcattaagagctagGATCCAGAAATTATTATTAAGATGAGTCCAAATCATTTTGCTCCATTTCTCTTGACAATAAAAAACTTgtcttgaagtcccactccactCATCTTCTTATCTagttttaaagtgttcccagtgggcttttaatcaggatcatttttgtttttagccaaaatctaaaaacctaggacatagtttctgcagagtggaagTTCATAAGAAATgtgcctctgagctgtgggcaggactgttggcgcagagtaagcctgcgctCATTTTCCATCATTCTGTTGTTTACAATTTCTcctgcaagcttacagcccctcacaactccaacctaacatcagaggtgcaacacaaatgtcaacaatatcagatccatccagccgtacagtttagatccaggttccagctcagacgaggaaaacaaagacgttcatggatctgtttgtctgcatcagaatggagcggagcagggagactttggcccgcccatttcAGTTGGTGTGTCACAACTGAGTGCTTTTTTCAAACGGCGGATTTGGTTTTTATCCATCACTTGGTTCCTTGTGAACTCTTTCCTTTGTTGCTTGACGCCTCTATAACAGAGCCATGTGTGCACGCCTTTAATCATTACGCTCCAGCTATAGATCATTCAATATTattaagcagattttttttcagggtttgacttaactaaattaaaaaatgtttttttcaaataatttccaATAAACTCTTCCAATCTTTAATGTCTGACTGTCTGTGAAGCTCTTTGTTTTGCTCCTTTTAAACTAATTCTTGGGCTAATCTGTGCCATAAATCACCTGAGGATGGCTTGACTGTGCTAAAGCTCTTGTTTAGCTCGGGCCTCCTTGTTTGGAATCAGCCTCACCTCCTCAGCTGGTGCTCTGAGGACTCCGGCCATCTCTGTCTCAGTGAAGCTGAGGCTTCATCTGGCCTCCTCTCCTTTGATGTTTTCTAACAGGATGCTCCGGCTGGAGTCACCCGCCGAAGCCAAGGGCAGGCCGATCGGTGCAGACGGGAAGGTCCCAATGTGGTTCccctctgtctccccctctggtcatcggtgggaaccatctccagagttccaAACGCACtgcatctcccagcaaccctcAGCTGCAGACCTGACTTTCAATTGCAGATCACTCACAGTACACTTAAGCACCTCACTGAGCCTCAgtcagtgcaaagtattgtttgtgccactctgcctgcagtACCGAAGGTTTTATCTGGACCAGAATTTCgtatttcctgaccctgttttgtccctGAACCTCGCTGTGATCCTGAACactcctgtttcttctctgatgctcctcTGCTCGtcattgacccctgcctgcctgaccctgatttagttttgtggacttttagctgagctaataaaaccTGCTGTAGTTGGaaccagccatctgcctgttttgtgacacAGACATCTGATCATTATTATATAGTATATTAACTTTGGCACACTAaggaacacttttttaaaatgaaatatgagttattttcacatttcattttcctacccagaatAAGACGACTAGAtatctgaggctccgcctttcgctccgtgtgggtaccgcccatttcGTGACATCAACCGAGAACGGTAAGTGTGTCTGCATTTTTCcccgaaaacaaacaacatccacacTTTTGCAAAGGTGAATGTGCACATGGTTCATATAAAGACAAGGGTTTTTGCTGATCACTGCCcgtaagtgtgtgtgttagtctgaatgtggagctggcagcgcagactcttcctggaagaggctGTTCCCCACTTatctatgtcacaatgtgagaaccttcTCATTTTTGTAGATTGAGTGTAGCTGGTGCTCAGAGGTTTTTAGGTTTTCagagatgcatgaatggatgaaaaatactgctttggggttttttatattgaggaattaacattataagaCACTTAAAGCTcgaaagttgattttgcatgacatAAGCCCTTTaaggtttttggatttggggGGCTAAGCCTCCAAATGGTTCCCAagtgcagctgtgtctgcagctcaccgctcccccagggagtcaaatgtggagaacaaatctGCCTCTCTAAACCGTGTTTACCTGGCAGACATGTGGCCGCTGTGTCTGTTTgattctcctccaaacacagagTTCATTATTATTCCTCtttttggttctcctcctctctgcggtCCATGAAAAGTTCATCGGCATTCACACTAAAGTGAACCGCACCAGAATTCCTCTGAAAGCGATCAGGATCCAAGTTCTCTTGTTTGGTTCAAACCCAGATTTGAGGTATATTTCACACCTGCTAAACCAGGAGGACCGTCGACCAGCTTTAGATCAGACCAGAATTAAACCAGGATAAGACCAGGACAAACCTGGATTAGACCAGTTTTTCTCAGCTTTGATGCTCGGTTGAACTCTTCTCACGTTTTCTGAAGAGGTTGCTGCTGCTGATCCTCAGCTGAACAGGTGTGTCTGATGAGAGGATACAGTGTGTGCATCTGTTTCTGcatctgtttctgcagctgcttAGCAGCTGTGAGCAGCTGTGAGCGGTGTGGAAAGGCGCCCATGTCCCTTTTATTCTCACAGGTTGCTTTGTGATGGAGCTTTTGTTTTATCGGAAACCATAGAAACAACATTCCAAGCCTGTGGCGGCAGACATACGTCTCTGTTTCTTGAGCGCCCTTTCACCATCAAATCCCAACAGTGGCAGGTGATCCTCACTGCTCTGTGTCTTTAGAGACATCAGCTTCAGGCCACGCCCACTGACAAAGTTCAGTGATTGACCGATCAACTCTTTACCACAGGTCAGGGAAAATATGCAGGAAAATATGCTTTCCCTCTTCTCCAAAAATTCAACCTCaacatccaatcagtgatgtctcATAATATCTAGCTTTTttgatttcttattttcttatttgatatcttttcattttattttgagttttctgaaatgtatttgtttgttttggtttcaggaatttagttttgatttttaaactggaatgatgctttttttttaattcttcggCCGTTTTGATCTTTAGTTgagttttttatctttaatgtgTTTTGCACTGAATGATTCGTTGATGTGATTTAAACTTCGCGGCCGCTGTCCATGTCTTGATACCTTGAATCCTCTGCAGGGAAGTTCCTTTGCTACAGTCAAAGCCTTGCTGTTCTCTGTTGATGAGATGTCTGTTGCCGGAGCTTCAGCATCCTCCTCTGCTGGGATATGGGGGCAGAGGAGGATGGGGGCACAGAGCTGCAGACTTCTGCATGTCTGCAGCTCTGTGCTTTCAACAGAACACTGGAGTTAGCAGCTCTACATGTCTGTCTTTAAACTGTTTGTGGTTGGGTTTCTTCCTAGATGTCAGGCGTTTGAGGCTCTGTGCGTGTTGTTTCAGCCTGTCTCGGCTTTCCTGGTCTCATGTTATACGTGGGATGCAGAGCCAGCTGACCGGGTTTGAGCACACGGCAGACTTCTCCAGCCGCTGGGCCGATGCTTCTCGCTGCCCTGCAGCCGCTGCTGCTCCCAACCCCGTCATTCTGGCTCAGGCTTATGTTACACGTAACCCAGAGCAGTTGTTGCATCACAGAGCTGCACTTTCACACACCTGCCCTCGGTAATGGGGAGTCAGGATCAAGTCGACCGGATCATTCCATAAATGAGTGAGTTCCTGAATAATAAATCAACACATCATCTGTGTGAGAAGCCCTTTAATGTCGATATGACAGCACAGTGAAAACAGGAGTGGGGGCGAGTCGGCCCGCCCCACGCTGACGTTCACGTCCCTTTGTGGCTGTGGAACAGGATCTTCTTGAAGGCCCTTCTAAAGTCCCGGTTGAAGATGGTGTAGATGATGGGGTTCAGGCAGCTGTTGCAGTAGCCGATCCAGAAGAAGAGGTTAAAGAGCGTGTCGGGGATGGTGCAGTTCTCTCTGCAGATGGCGTGGAGGCTGTAGGTGAAGAAGAAGGGGAACCAGCAGAGCACAAAAACCCCCATCACCACGGCCAAGACAAAGGTGAAACGCTTCTCCCTCATTTGGGCCACTTTGTTCTTGGACAGGGACGCCTGCCTGCTCCGGACTGGCACAGGGGAGGGGAGCAAGAAGTGCTGGGAGCACTGATCTGAGGAGGTCCAGGAGCTGGAGGTACAGGAAGAGGGAGGAGGGGGCTTTAACCTATTCAGTGTCTCCTCTGAGTCTCTCCCCTGCTGGGTTTTCACCCTCCGGGGGAGGCGCAGGGACCGTTTGGTGTCATGCCGCTTCTCCTCCAGGTCGATATCGTCCAGCTCTCCCCTCTGGTCTCTTCCGGAGGAGCTGCGGTGGCAGCCGGGCAGCGGGCTGTCCAGCTCGTACTGGCCGTGTCTTTGGTCGGCCAGAGCCTCGCCTACAAAGCAGGTCTCAGACTGCGATGGCTGCCTCTCCATCATGTTCTTCGCCACAAAGACGGTGGAGGCTCGCTGCTTGGCAACTCGATAGATCTTACAGTAAACGAGGATCATGATGACTCCAGGAGCGAAGAAGGACACCATGCAGGAGGCCAGGATGTACCACGTCTGATTGTTGATGAGACACTCCTGCTTACGCGTCTCATTCCCATTCCTCTCCTCCACCCTGTTCTCCGCCTGAGACATGAGGAGGGGTGGGGACGAGATGATGATGGAGATGAGCCACACGACGCTGATCATCACTTTGATCCGCTTAGGCGTCCGTTTGCGGTTGTAGCTCACAGCTTTAGTAACAGACCAGTACCTGTCCAGACTGATGGCGCAAAGGTGGACAATGGAAGAAGTGCAAAACAGGACGTCCAGAGCCAGGTAGAAGGAGCACCAGGTGGAGCCAAAGTACCAGTAGCCCATAACCTGAAAGGAGACAAGAGGAAAGCACATTTAGTTCTTCAAACAGCTTCAGAGAGTCAGGGGGCTTAGTGGCACATTTCAGACTTTAGATCAGGGGGCTGCAACCTGAACACTTAAAGAGCCAATCAGGTGGATTTCTCTACCCccaaaacccagaaggagccacttcaccctttagaaaaaCAGGACACTGATAAGCCACttttaataaaacactttaaaacatgCGACACACATAATTTGAttatgatttgatttatttatttgaagcaTTACTTGTagtaaatgcaacaaaaaatacacagatttatcaaattcattacagaaatgatgaaatgcatgaataaaaaaacaaaacgcactTCAATGACATTAGCCTAATTAAATATGGTGATtattaactaaagtcatgtattactcaaaaaaatgaaaaagaggtGTAGCATTTATGTAAAGTATTTATGTTGAAAATATTATATTAATTCACTTTCAGTAAAAAACCAAGAGGGTTACGttacatttaaataacaatTTGTGTAATATTTAAAAACGTTTAATAAAATTTAGTTAACACAGTctactaaaaaaaagacatttgtacCAACAAGCTTTCCGTTCATCTGACGCATGCGCTTTACGCAGAATTTTACAATTGCATTGTTAACTTTAGGGGATTTTATTAAATGGAACAAAAAGGTGTTTCATGGTGTTCAACATGATTTACAAATTCAACATATACTTAAAAAATCAactgcacagtggcgcagtggttagcgctcttgcctcacagcatgaAGGTTCGAGTctcggctgggggacctgaaacagaacatcaatagGGGActtctctgtgtggagtttgcatgttttccctgtgaatgtgtgggttttctctggagtctctggcttcctcccactgtccaaaaacatgcttcataggttaattggttactctaaattgtcctcacccctcccttctctgctctgcttcccagattggacccagctgttgacactcacctcatcacctgccagcTACTTAAGAGGAAACTCCACAGCATTCtttgccagttcgttgcccctctATGGTGTATTACCTGGTTTCAAGTCAAGTTTCTTTTTCTCACTTATCATGCTTGTCACTAACTGCTACTTCTCCTCCTCGTCTTCAGGACATATTGCCACGAGTGTCAACCTGGGTCCCATGTCCACACGAGAAGACACTGTTTCATCAAAGATCCAaagcctccagccacgccacaccACAACCCTAAGCCACGCCACGCCTCGACTCCAAGCCAAACCAAGATCTAACTCAAGTCTCGGCTCCTCTCCACGCCTCGACTCAATATCCACGGCACGCCACAACTCACAGCCGATTCACCAGGATCATCACGCCAGCAAATACTCATCAACTTACTT
This genomic window contains:
- the LOC101164629 gene encoding alpha-2Db adrenergic receptor, giving the protein MDFWDPSHSVTDTFPASLPPNCSLENVSQTSSSSSPRPAPLPPHSQVASAFIMLVVGVIILGTVVGNVLVVVAVFTSRALRAPQNLFLVSLASADILVATLVIPFSLANEVMGYWYFGSTWCSFYLALDVLFCTSSIVHLCAISLDRYWSVTKAVSYNRKRTPKRIKVMISVVWLISIIISSPPLLMSQAENRVEERNGNETRKQECLINNQTWYILASCMVSFFAPGVIMILVYCKIYRVAKQRASTVFVAKNMMERQPSQSETCFVGEALADQRHGQYELDSPLPGCHRSSSGRDQRGELDDIDLEEKRHDTKRSLRLPRRVKTQQGRDSEETLNRLKPPPPSSCTSSSWTSSDQCSQHFLLPSPVPVRSRQASLSKNKVAQMREKRFTFVLAVVMGVFVLCWFPFFFTYSLHAICRENCTIPDTLFNLFFWIGYCNSCLNPIIYTIFNRDFRRAFKKILFHSHKGT